One window of Acidobacteriota bacterium genomic DNA carries:
- a CDS encoding cytochrome c, giving the protein MTTRSWAPVAALVAATLVITGVAFAGGANPNRGKSLFRTACKSCHVPKGAAKDLSPLTKTQAQWERAFKKDVAKMLPRVTEKTGRLLLPADVADIQHFLVSHAADSDQPETCGLK; this is encoded by the coding sequence ATGACTACTCGTTCATGGGCGCCGGTCGCCGCCCTCGTTGCCGCGACCCTGGTCATCACCGGCGTCGCCTTCGCGGGCGGCGCGAATCCAAATCGTGGCAAGTCGCTCTTCCGCACCGCCTGCAAGAGCTGCCACGTGCCGAAAGGCGCGGCCAAGGATCTGTCGCCGCTCACCAAGACGCAGGCGCAATGGGAGCGCGCGTTCAAGAAGGACGTCGCCAAGATGCTTCCGCGCGTGACGGAGAAGACCGGCCGGTTGCTGCTGCCGGCCGACGTCGCCGACATCCAGCACTTCCTCGTCTCTCATGCCGCGGACTCGGACCAGCCCGAGACGTGCGGCCTCAAGTAG
- the nrfD gene encoding polysulfide reductase NrfD, with protein sequence MHDEPSWGLLIVIYLFCGGLSAGAMMLSATAMLLGRGDRYTAIVRRGAFLAPLPVIAGTALLVFDLGRPLLFWKLFVALRPLSPMWIGSWLLALFSAVTLFYAYLQLPARWRRWRVPHGDAWARRLAVAGLPLGLAVAVYTAVLLGVLVARPLWNTPALAVLFVLSALSSAAAALMLITPAAEHPALSRADIVLIAAETLTLGGLLFYGVVSSSSARHGVGVLAAGDCALPFWLGVVLLGLLVPGGIEVRAARAHRVPRALVTLAAWLVLAGGFLLRYVVVYAGQQSVLLRGL encoded by the coding sequence GTGCACGACGAACCCTCCTGGGGCCTGCTGATCGTCATCTACTTGTTCTGCGGCGGGCTGAGCGCCGGCGCGATGATGCTGTCGGCCACCGCCATGCTGCTGGGACGCGGCGATCGGTATACGGCAATCGTCCGCCGTGGTGCGTTCCTCGCGCCGTTGCCGGTCATCGCTGGCACGGCGCTGCTCGTGTTCGATCTCGGCCGGCCGCTGCTCTTCTGGAAGCTGTTCGTCGCCCTGAGGCCGCTCTCGCCGATGTGGATCGGGAGCTGGCTGCTCGCCCTGTTCTCCGCCGTGACGCTGTTCTACGCGTACCTCCAGCTGCCCGCCCGCTGGCGGCGCTGGCGCGTGCCGCACGGGGATGCGTGGGCACGCCGGCTGGCTGTCGCCGGCCTGCCGCTCGGCCTCGCCGTGGCCGTCTACACGGCCGTTCTCCTGGGCGTGCTCGTCGCCCGGCCGTTGTGGAACACGCCGGCGCTCGCCGTGCTGTTCGTGCTTTCAGCGCTCTCTTCCGCAGCGGCGGCCCTGATGCTCATCACGCCGGCGGCGGAGCACCCCGCGCTCTCGAGGGCCGACATCGTGCTCATTGCCGCCGAGACGCTCACGCTCGGCGGCCTGCTGTTTTACGGGGTCGTCTCGTCCAGCTCGGCGCGCCACGGCGTGGGCGTGCTCGCGGCTGGTGACTGCGCGCTGCCGTTCTGGCTTGGCGTCGTCCTCCTCGGGCTGCTCGTCCCCGGCGGCATCGAGGTCCGCGCCGCACGCGCGCATCGCGTGCCGCGAGCGCTGGTCACCCTCGCCGCGTGGCTCGTGCTGGCCGGCGGCTTCCTGCTCCGGTACGTCGTCGTGTACGCCGGCCAGCAATCGGTGCTCCTCCGCGGTCTTTAA
- a CDS encoding DUF3373 family protein: protein MRTLTRVAVAAAAAALLAVPARAQETQNSVQAAATEAALRLQVEQLEQQLAALKTPPTLAALRDKLAAQETAQQEQEARIEPLERKAALDRINFTGEIRIASDTLNGTQAPYFDGLKLQKGIVDSMFFMMTNQGAFPTPASADPSSIYAVLDNNVAAHYADYLLFTSRLTFADLKAAMAQFPAAQQAAMMQMLMPATLRAEQDYTNNILYTTRIRVNMKTDLAKGLSFSGRLAMYKAWGDSAGVQVFNGQPTSINIDGTTIGVPNSDIVRVDRAYFDWNQIGGTGLYLSVGRRPSTGGPPTEMREGRLRGGTPLGHVVDYQFDGVTVGYAFGDKMKNAIWRFCYGLGYESGFGSGDQLKAPGDRLKDVHFGGLNLDLYSTDTTFVQATVLRAMRVTDGFNSLVVMPVDPVTGNAAPGPAVMRFTPSSNIGDIDLAALAIERTEGPVKWFGSVAGMWSHPEDITTPFGGLLTDPFSVPESHDAWSVYTGLRYDFGQTQVGAEFNRGSRYWFNFTHAADEILLSKLQTRGNVYEVYVNQQIGKYGQLRVSGLQYDYEYSGSGWHLGAPKRLDETPMLGFPTYKDMFNLRVAFGVRF from the coding sequence ATGCGAACTCTCACACGCGTTGCCGTCGCTGCCGCCGCAGCCGCGCTGCTCGCCGTGCCCGCGCGAGCCCAGGAGACGCAGAACAGCGTGCAGGCTGCCGCGACCGAGGCGGCGCTGCGCCTGCAGGTCGAGCAGCTCGAGCAGCAGCTCGCCGCGCTGAAGACGCCGCCCACGCTCGCGGCCCTGCGCGACAAGCTTGCCGCGCAGGAAACCGCGCAACAGGAGCAGGAGGCGCGGATCGAGCCGCTCGAGCGGAAGGCCGCGCTCGATCGGATTAACTTCACCGGCGAGATCCGCATCGCGAGCGACACCCTGAACGGCACGCAGGCGCCGTACTTCGACGGGCTGAAGCTGCAGAAGGGCATCGTGGACTCGATGTTCTTCATGATGACGAACCAGGGCGCGTTCCCGACGCCGGCGAGCGCCGACCCGTCGTCCATCTACGCGGTCCTCGACAACAACGTGGCCGCCCACTACGCCGACTATCTCCTGTTCACGAGCCGCCTCACCTTCGCGGACTTGAAGGCGGCGATGGCCCAGTTCCCCGCGGCGCAGCAGGCCGCGATGATGCAGATGCTGATGCCCGCGACGCTGCGCGCCGAGCAGGACTACACCAACAACATCCTGTACACGACGCGCATCCGCGTGAACATGAAGACCGACCTCGCGAAGGGACTCTCCTTCTCCGGCCGCCTCGCGATGTACAAGGCGTGGGGCGACAGCGCCGGCGTGCAGGTGTTCAACGGGCAGCCCACGTCCATCAACATCGACGGCACCACCATCGGCGTCCCGAACAGCGACATCGTCCGCGTCGATCGCGCGTACTTCGACTGGAACCAGATCGGCGGAACGGGGCTCTACCTTTCGGTTGGCCGCCGCCCCTCGACGGGCGGTCCCCCGACCGAGATGCGCGAAGGGCGCCTGCGCGGGGGCACGCCGCTCGGCCACGTGGTTGACTACCAGTTCGACGGCGTCACGGTCGGCTACGCCTTCGGCGACAAGATGAAGAACGCCATCTGGCGCTTCTGCTACGGCCTCGGGTACGAATCCGGGTTCGGCAGCGGCGATCAGCTCAAGGCGCCGGGCGATCGCCTCAAGGACGTGCACTTCGGCGGCCTCAACCTGGACCTGTACTCCACCGACACCACGTTCGTCCAGGCGACAGTGCTCCGCGCGATGCGCGTGACCGACGGGTTCAACTCGCTCGTCGTAATGCCGGTGGATCCGGTGACCGGCAACGCCGCGCCGGGACCGGCGGTGATGCGCTTCACGCCGTCGTCCAACATCGGCGACATCGATCTTGCCGCGCTCGCCATCGAGCGGACAGAAGGGCCCGTGAAATGGTTCGGCTCGGTCGCCGGCATGTGGTCGCATCCCGAGGACATCACGACGCCGTTCGGCGGATTGCTGACCGACCCGTTCTCCGTTCCCGAATCACACGACGCGTGGTCCGTGTATACCGGCCTGCGGTACGACTTCGGGCAGACGCAGGTCGGGGCCGAGTTCAACCGCGGGAGCCGGTACTGGTTCAACTTCACGCACGCCGCTGACGAGATCCTGCTCTCCAAGCTGCAGACCCGCGGCAACGTGTACGAAGTCTACGTGAACCAGCAGATCGGCAAGTACGGGCAGCTGCGGGTCTCGGGGCTGCAGTACGACTACGAGTACAGCGGCAGCGGCTGGCATCTCGGCGCGCCGAAGAGGCTCGACGAGACGCCGATGCTCGGCTTCCCCACGTACAAGGACATGTTCAACCTGCGGGTCGCCTTCGGCGTCCGCTTCTGA
- a CDS encoding 4Fe-4S dicluster domain-containing protein: MRLGMVVDTQRCLHCGACLVACKAENEVPTGRSRNWVAEREAGTFPGIGVRIEPGQCMHCENAPCVRVCPTGASYVDADGVVLLNPDDCIGCRYCIESCPYDARYFDEDSGTVDKCTFCVHRVAHRQQPACVLTCPAKVRVFGDLDDAQAPVSRLAAERGGAVLKPEAATRPKIFYLS, translated from the coding sequence ATGAGACTGGGCATGGTGGTCGACACGCAGCGGTGCCTGCACTGCGGCGCGTGCCTCGTGGCCTGCAAGGCCGAGAACGAAGTGCCCACCGGCCGGAGCCGCAACTGGGTCGCGGAGCGCGAGGCCGGGACCTTCCCCGGCATCGGCGTCCGGATTGAGCCCGGACAGTGCATGCACTGCGAGAACGCCCCGTGCGTCCGGGTCTGCCCGACGGGAGCGAGCTACGTCGATGCCGACGGTGTCGTGCTCCTCAACCCGGACGACTGCATCGGGTGCCGATACTGCATCGAGTCGTGCCCCTACGACGCGCGTTACTTCGATGAGGACTCGGGCACCGTCGACAAGTGCACGTTCTGCGTCCATCGCGTCGCGCACCGGCAGCAACCCGCGTGCGTACTCACCTGTCCGGCGAAGGTACGGGTCTTCGGCGACCTCGATGATGCGCAGGCGCCCGTCTCGCGGCTCGCGGCCGAACGCGGCGGGGCGGTCCTGAAGCCGGAAGCGGCAACTCGACCGAAGATTTTCTATCTTTCATGA
- a CDS encoding BlaI/MecI/CopY family transcriptional regulator, with amino-acid sequence MPARQPIENGGLLRTGRRAATLCCRDHGARGRNKGDSHTFRSGGPGKCDCPPYSLVAYTLRVPFRFTFWRRGLGKLERDVMEVVWRAASDLSVREVHEQLRQTVAYTTVMTTLDRLYKKGFLARAKAGKAYRYSPAMPAHRFAMQLVSNLVDDIGAKDRELLDELERFVREKRRSLDSSP; translated from the coding sequence ATGCCAGCCCGGCAACCCATTGAGAATGGGGGGCTTCTGCGGACGGGCCGGCGCGCTGCAACACTCTGTTGCCGGGATCACGGCGCCCGAGGACGTAATAAGGGGGACAGTCACACTTTCCGAAGCGGCGGCCCAGGAAAGTGTGACTGTCCCCCTTATTCTCTCGTCGCTTATACTCTCCGCGTGCCGTTCCGCTTCACCTTTTGGCGACGGGGGCTCGGGAAGCTCGAGCGCGACGTGATGGAAGTCGTGTGGCGCGCGGCGTCGGACCTCTCCGTCCGCGAGGTGCACGAGCAGCTCCGGCAGACGGTGGCCTACACCACGGTCATGACGACGCTGGATCGCCTCTATAAGAAAGGATTCCTGGCGCGCGCCAAGGCAGGGAAGGCGTACCGGTATTCCCCGGCAATGCCGGCGCACCGCTTCGCGATGCAGCTCGTGTCCAACCTCGTGGACGACATCGGCGCGAAAGATCGCGAGCTGCTCGACGAGCTGGAGCGATTCGTCCGCGAGAAGCGGCGCAGTCTGGACTCTTCACCATGA
- a CDS encoding M48 family metalloprotease, which produces MIGHMLFGLQVALAWFCAVNVVASLGFLVSHAAAERSFAGSTHPRTFLVWRFLPLLVSVIATAGFAIPAYMWLEPRGVEEATGAVARVLSIGGGLLLGAAMMRGVRSLRRTSRALRACVAGARPIDHPGAPVPAFAVPDAGAVMLLAGVVRPRLYVSEQVLAALDAEELNAAIAHEIAHHRSWDNAKRRLFAFAPDVLSWTARAREIEDRWHQAAEFSADAAAAGGCEKEAARLASALVKVARLAAGNRMPDYGCALFHDGHPVGDRVRRLIAGGAASDARSVSVARAACSVVAVALTIGAMPWPAALAFVQEVTEALVHLP; this is translated from the coding sequence ATGATCGGGCACATGCTGTTCGGCCTCCAGGTCGCGCTCGCATGGTTCTGCGCCGTGAACGTGGTCGCGTCGCTGGGGTTCCTGGTGTCTCACGCGGCGGCAGAGCGGTCGTTTGCCGGATCGACTCACCCGCGGACGTTTCTTGTCTGGCGCTTCCTCCCCTTGCTGGTGTCCGTGATTGCGACGGCCGGCTTCGCGATTCCGGCCTACATGTGGCTGGAGCCGCGCGGCGTGGAGGAAGCCACGGGAGCGGTCGCGCGGGTCCTGTCGATTGGCGGCGGGCTGTTGCTGGGCGCGGCGATGATGCGCGGCGTTCGCTCCCTTCGCCGGACGTCGCGGGCGCTTCGGGCGTGCGTGGCAGGCGCGCGACCGATCGACCATCCTGGCGCGCCCGTTCCCGCCTTCGCCGTTCCGGACGCCGGCGCTGTGATGCTGCTCGCCGGTGTCGTTCGCCCCCGCCTGTACGTGTCAGAGCAGGTTCTCGCCGCGCTGGATGCGGAAGAGCTGAACGCCGCTATCGCGCACGAGATCGCTCATCACCGTTCGTGGGACAACGCGAAGAGGCGGCTCTTCGCGTTCGCGCCGGACGTGCTCTCCTGGACGGCGCGCGCGCGCGAAATCGAGGATCGATGGCACCAGGCCGCGGAATTTTCAGCCGACGCGGCGGCCGCGGGCGGGTGCGAGAAGGAAGCGGCAAGGCTGGCGTCCGCGCTCGTCAAAGTGGCGCGCCTGGCAGCCGGGAATCGAATGCCGGATTACGGCTGCGCTCTGTTTCACGACGGTCATCCCGTTGGCGACCGCGTGCGGCGACTGATTGCCGGCGGCGCGGCATCGGACGCCCGTTCCGTGAGCGTGGCGCGCGCGGCGTGCTCGGTGGTCGCGGTGGCCCTGACGATCGGCGCGATGCCGTGGCCGGCGGCGCTGGCCTTCGTTCAGGAAGTCACGGAAGCTCTCGTGCATCTGCCGTGA
- a CDS encoding sigma 54-interacting transcriptional regulator: MAPTSTPPTAEIILGNIADAIALLDLDGRIVYANDRLAELFGRTPDALRGRRWTDLLDAESAARLDPANWADLECPEAHFNVDLPATTGAEHTFCLTASPVRDQSGRTIGVLENFRGMDKLRDIILELHEVADAIRREKDKTEQVIDSIADGIFTVDRHMVIRSLSPRMERLVGIEAAAAVGRACSQVFRGSKCATDCPMRWTLERGAVVERCRELVRRADGSSVAVSVTTAFLHDAHGGVEGLIGVVRDQTEIEQLRRAVNERFTTHDLVGRSAAMRQLVDAIDAVADTDATVLISGETGTGKELVARAIHNASARRDKPFLTLNCAALNDNLLESELFGHVRGAYTGAVSDKPGRFEVAAGGTIFLDEIGDTTPAFQAKLLRVLQEKTFERVGDSRTRRADVRIIAATNRDLLRLVHEERFREDLYYRLAVVPIAVPPLRSRVEDIPLLVEHFIAKYRPRHFAGREDAFEGISNRALALMLQYAWPGNVRELEHAIEYAMVSTTTSRIERRFLPAPLRQLQPPDESPGTSGEESPPAPPDTPAAQLRRVLEAHRWNASRAARALGISRTTLWRRMRAFRLLEPR, from the coding sequence ATGGCGCCGACCTCTACTCCTCCCACCGCCGAGATCATTCTTGGAAACATCGCCGACGCGATCGCGCTGCTCGATCTCGACGGGCGCATCGTCTATGCGAACGACCGGCTCGCGGAGTTGTTCGGCCGCACGCCCGATGCGTTGCGAGGCCGGAGGTGGACCGACCTGCTGGATGCGGAGTCTGCGGCGCGGCTCGATCCCGCCAACTGGGCGGACCTCGAATGCCCCGAAGCCCACTTCAATGTCGATTTGCCGGCCACCACGGGCGCAGAGCACACGTTCTGCCTCACCGCGTCGCCGGTCCGGGACCAGAGCGGCCGCACGATTGGCGTGCTCGAGAACTTCCGCGGCATGGACAAGCTCCGCGACATCATCCTGGAGCTTCACGAAGTCGCCGACGCCATTCGGCGCGAGAAGGACAAGACCGAACAGGTGATCGACTCGATCGCCGACGGCATTTTCACGGTCGATCGCCACATGGTGATCCGATCGCTCTCGCCCCGTATGGAGCGGCTTGTCGGGATCGAGGCGGCCGCGGCGGTCGGGCGCGCGTGCAGCCAGGTGTTTCGCGGCTCCAAGTGCGCGACCGACTGCCCGATGCGTTGGACGCTCGAGCGCGGCGCGGTCGTCGAGCGCTGCCGCGAGCTGGTCCGGCGGGCGGACGGTTCGAGCGTCGCGGTGTCGGTGACAACCGCGTTCCTGCATGATGCCCACGGCGGGGTCGAGGGCCTCATCGGCGTCGTGCGCGATCAAACCGAGATCGAGCAGCTGCGCCGGGCGGTGAACGAGCGGTTCACGACGCACGATCTGGTGGGCCGGAGCGCGGCGATGCGCCAGCTCGTTGACGCCATCGACGCGGTGGCCGACACCGACGCCACCGTGCTCATCAGCGGCGAGACCGGCACCGGCAAGGAGCTGGTCGCGCGCGCCATCCACAACGCGAGCGCGCGGCGCGACAAGCCGTTCCTCACGCTCAACTGCGCCGCGCTCAACGACAACCTGCTGGAGAGCGAGCTGTTCGGCCACGTGCGCGGCGCCTACACCGGTGCGGTCTCTGATAAGCCGGGGCGCTTCGAGGTGGCGGCCGGGGGCACGATCTTCCTGGACGAGATCGGCGACACGACGCCGGCGTTTCAGGCCAAGCTGCTCCGCGTCCTGCAGGAGAAGACGTTCGAGCGTGTGGGCGACAGCCGCACCAGGCGCGCGGATGTCCGCATCATCGCGGCGACGAACCGCGACCTCCTCCGCCTCGTGCACGAAGAGCGCTTCCGGGAGGACCTCTACTATCGCCTGGCGGTCGTGCCCATCGCCGTCCCGCCGCTTCGAAGCCGCGTGGAGGACATTCCCCTGCTCGTGGAGCACTTCATCGCCAAGTACCGGCCGCGCCACTTCGCGGGTCGCGAGGACGCCTTCGAGGGGATCTCGAACCGGGCGCTCGCGCTGATGCTGCAGTATGCCTGGCCGGGCAACGTACGCGAGCTGGAGCACGCCATCGAATACGCGATGGTGTCCACGACGACGAGCCGGATCGAGCGGCGGTTCCTGCCGGCGCCGCTGCGACAGCTCCAGCCACCGGACGAATCACCCGGAACCTCCGGCGAAGAGTCGCCGCCGGCGCCCCCGGACACTCCGGCCGCGCAGTTACGCCGCGTGCTCGAGGCGCACCGCTGGAACGCCTCGCGCGCCGCGCGCGCGCTCGGCATCAGCCGGACGACCCTCTGGCGCCGGATGAGGGCGTTCAGACTGCTCGAGCCGCGCTGA
- a CDS encoding Spy/CpxP family protein refolding chaperone gives MTDAQRDEIRKLREETRAVQRAGAQKLQEATRRLREALLADDPDQRTIAALRDEVAQLSHQLQARRLDQQERVSRIFTPEQRRLLREHRGLFRARRALMRERRELIRDRRELMRERRHLVRQRRQLMRD, from the coding sequence CTGACCGACGCGCAGCGCGACGAGATCCGGAAACTGCGCGAGGAGACGCGCGCCGTGCAGCGCGCCGGCGCGCAGAAGCTCCAGGAGGCGACGCGCCGGTTGCGCGAAGCTCTGTTGGCGGACGACCCGGATCAGCGAACAATCGCCGCGCTCAGGGACGAGGTCGCTCAGCTCTCTCACCAGCTCCAGGCGCGGCGACTGGACCAGCAGGAGCGAGTGTCCCGGATCTTCACGCCGGAGCAGCGCAGGCTGTTGCGCGAGCACCGTGGCCTGTTCCGGGCGCGTCGCGCGTTGATGCGTGAGCGCCGCGAGTTGATCCGCGACCGCCGCGAGTTGATGCGCGAGCGTCGGCATTTGGTCCGGCAACGCCGGCAGCTCATGCGAGACTAG
- a CDS encoding molybdopterin-dependent oxidoreductase — MNRRRFIRVAGAGTLAGAGAVGLTAAGCGRVRKLLQIDNAPSARVAARGATTKVFSICDNCVNKCGIIAHVARGRIVKLEPNPAFPKSRGMLCAKGNAGVKTLYDPDRLKHPLIRTGERGSGAWRKATWKEALDFTAERLLAIRERYGPQGVLFSSCESFQERFFRSLAQAWGSPNLVRHPSVCLSSSNLAWFITYGTVPEFDLAHADYVIASGANRFESFITPDSVDLSDGLRQRKAKLVYLDPRFTVTASKADEWLPIRPGTDLAFYLALIHVLIEEQLYDRAFVEAYTHGFEELAAHVTRFSPEWAAAETEIPADRIRAIAREFAARAPKAVIYRGRRTSWYQNDTEMRQAMAIANVLVGNWDTPGGVVPNEKLDLGAPEPPEYPWPDAERVDAIAERHPLASAEDGAYIELRDAVLADRPYPVRGWMMFKHNPMHTLPDRRLTEQMFRKMEFVAVIDIQPTDSGWLADVILPESTYLERTDPIEEFSVPYAFAALRQQVVKPQFSTRPCLDIMKGLAARTGLGRYFDFDIDQYIAAQLAPHGIDRSAFEATGVWSNRTARQYGVTRNPEFRFRTPSGKIELANERLRRNGYPPLPEYAPPAQPPGGQFRLLPGKQALFTHAANQNNEWLHELCAENRLWINRAVAESKGIADGDQVRVRSRIGEVKVRAFVTGRIRPDCVHLPHGFGHTTSALRRAFGRGASDQDLIEPRWDRISGNAALHETFVTVERV, encoded by the coding sequence ATGAACCGGCGTCGATTTATCCGTGTCGCGGGCGCCGGCACCCTCGCGGGTGCCGGCGCCGTCGGCCTGACCGCGGCCGGCTGCGGCCGCGTCCGGAAACTCCTGCAAATAGACAACGCGCCTTCGGCGCGCGTCGCCGCCCGCGGAGCGACGACGAAGGTGTTCAGCATCTGCGACAACTGCGTGAACAAGTGCGGCATCATCGCGCACGTCGCGCGCGGCCGCATCGTCAAGCTCGAGCCGAACCCCGCGTTCCCGAAATCGCGCGGCATGCTCTGCGCGAAGGGGAACGCCGGCGTGAAGACGCTGTACGACCCCGACCGGCTGAAACATCCGCTGATCCGCACCGGCGAGCGCGGATCGGGCGCGTGGCGCAAGGCGACGTGGAAGGAGGCGCTTGATTTCACCGCCGAGCGGCTGCTGGCGATCCGGGAGCGCTACGGGCCGCAGGGGGTGCTCTTCAGCTCGTGCGAATCGTTCCAGGAGCGGTTCTTCCGTTCGCTCGCGCAGGCCTGGGGCTCGCCGAACCTCGTGCGCCACCCGAGCGTCTGCCTCAGCTCGAGCAACCTGGCGTGGTTCATCACCTACGGCACGGTGCCCGAGTTCGACCTCGCGCACGCCGACTACGTGATTGCCAGCGGCGCGAACCGCTTCGAGTCGTTCATCACGCCGGACAGCGTGGACCTGAGCGACGGCCTGAGGCAGCGGAAGGCCAAACTCGTGTACCTCGATCCGCGGTTCACCGTGACCGCGTCCAAGGCCGACGAGTGGTTGCCGATTCGTCCCGGCACCGACCTGGCCTTCTATCTCGCCCTGATTCACGTCCTCATCGAGGAGCAGCTCTACGACCGAGCGTTCGTCGAAGCCTACACGCACGGATTCGAGGAGCTTGCGGCGCACGTGACGCGGTTTTCGCCCGAGTGGGCGGCGGCCGAGACCGAGATTCCTGCCGATCGCATTCGCGCGATCGCCCGCGAGTTCGCCGCGCGCGCGCCGAAGGCCGTGATTTACCGCGGGCGGCGGACTTCCTGGTATCAGAACGACACCGAGATGCGGCAGGCAATGGCGATCGCGAATGTCCTGGTCGGGAACTGGGACACGCCGGGCGGGGTGGTTCCCAACGAGAAGCTCGACCTCGGCGCGCCCGAGCCGCCGGAATACCCGTGGCCCGACGCCGAACGCGTGGACGCCATCGCCGAACGGCATCCGCTCGCGAGTGCGGAAGATGGCGCGTACATCGAGTTGCGCGACGCCGTGCTCGCGGACCGGCCCTACCCGGTGCGGGGCTGGATGATGTTCAAGCACAACCCGATGCACACCCTCCCGGACCGGCGCCTCACCGAACAGATGTTCCGCAAGATGGAGTTCGTGGCGGTCATCGACATCCAGCCGACAGACAGCGGGTGGCTCGCCGACGTGATCCTGCCGGAGTCCACGTATCTCGAGCGGACCGACCCGATCGAGGAATTCAGCGTGCCGTACGCGTTCGCCGCGCTGCGCCAGCAGGTCGTCAAGCCGCAGTTCTCCACGCGGCCGTGCCTCGACATCATGAAGGGGCTCGCGGCGCGCACCGGTCTCGGCCGCTACTTCGATTTCGACATCGATCAGTACATCGCGGCGCAGCTCGCGCCGCACGGGATCGATCGATCCGCGTTCGAGGCGACCGGCGTGTGGTCGAACCGCACCGCGCGGCAGTACGGCGTCACGCGCAACCCCGAGTTCAGGTTCCGGACGCCGTCCGGAAAGATCGAGCTGGCCAACGAGCGGCTGCGCAGGAACGGCTACCCTCCCCTCCCGGAGTACGCACCGCCTGCGCAGCCGCCCGGCGGACAGTTCCGCCTGCTGCCGGGCAAGCAGGCGCTGTTCACGCACGCGGCCAACCAGAACAACGAGTGGCTGCACGAACTGTGCGCGGAGAACCGCCTGTGGATCAACCGGGCGGTCGCCGAGTCGAAAGGCATCGCCGACGGCGACCAGGTGCGCGTCCGCAGCCGCATCGGCGAGGTGAAGGTGCGGGCATTCGTCACCGGCCGCATCCGCCCCGACTGCGTGCACCTGCCGCACGGCTTCGGCCACACGACCTCCGCGCTGCGCCGCGCCTTCGGCCGCGGCGCGAGCGACCAGGACTTGATCGAGCCGCGCTGGGACCGCATCAGCGGCAACGCGGCCCTGCATGAGACGTTCGTGACCGTGGAGCGCGTATGA